A stretch of the Archangium violaceum genome encodes the following:
- a CDS encoding acyl-CoA thioesterase — protein MNDFPITVRFPIHWSEMDAYGHVNNARYFTWFESARIAYMNRVGLVSPEMQKPEGGVGPIVAATNAEYLRPVVFPAELVVGARVTRIGTTSITMEYAVEDAQSGVRYARGGAVLVTLQYPTYQKVPVPTEVRAAIEALEGRIFE, from the coding sequence ATGAACGACTTCCCCATCACCGTGCGCTTCCCCATCCATTGGAGCGAGATGGACGCGTACGGACACGTGAACAACGCGCGCTACTTCACCTGGTTCGAGTCGGCCCGTATCGCCTACATGAATCGGGTGGGGCTGGTGAGCCCGGAGATGCAGAAGCCCGAGGGCGGCGTGGGCCCCATCGTCGCGGCGACGAACGCGGAGTACCTGCGCCCCGTCGTCTTCCCGGCGGAGCTGGTGGTGGGCGCGCGCGTCACGCGCATCGGCACCACGAGCATCACCATGGAGTACGCGGTGGAGGATGCCCAGAGTGGGGTGCGCTACGCGCGCGGTGGCGCGGTGCTCGTCACCCTGCAGTACCCCACCTACCAGAAGGTGCCCGTGCCGACGGAGGTGCGCGCCGCCATCGAGGCGCTCGAGGGCCGCATCTTCGAGTGA
- a CDS encoding metallophosphoesterase family protein, whose product MVRWLHPGMLIRTGLDALVAAVFGARADHRLIEAVVRPQPPYFDYSEESPDEDFWLDYVADTGDGWNSTYAVARLMALPSLEVKDPENQSHTLERGRILVLGGDQVYPGASRDTYEERLVLPYEEAMARTKAPSPDLFAIPGNHDWYDGLAAFMRLFCANRWVAGRRTRQSRSYFALKLPHGWWLIGTDVQLDSDIDVPQVEYFRQVATHMKQGDRIILCNAEPAWILAAASKRRRGYLENNLEYLQEKVFGRRICLFLAGDLHHYRRHEGPDGRHKITAGGGGAFLAPTHAPAAPRLRDGYVQKKSFPDEKTSRELARQNLLLIRHSPLFGLMTGALYLLLALATYTELGAFGLSDYKEAVSAVASSVVTRPWSLTLGLATLGGLMGFADKAFGRWRLLVGGLHGLAHILAAFFVAWGSVYFTVSVLGFCPEVIQSNASLVPGVALCSAGWKHVWAKFFLSSLFTFVGGFLVGPFIMGLYLMVSVNGFEAHSNEAFISLAIPDWKNFLRLRIDKDGQLTVFPVGLERVPRKWKETHAGPYAPAYEPDDPQATEPRLIEAPVHVVPRKRGSVP is encoded by the coding sequence ATGGTGCGCTGGCTCCACCCGGGCATGCTCATCCGCACCGGCCTGGACGCGCTGGTGGCCGCCGTCTTCGGTGCTCGCGCGGACCACCGGCTCATCGAGGCCGTGGTGCGCCCGCAGCCGCCCTACTTCGACTACTCGGAGGAGTCCCCCGACGAGGACTTCTGGCTGGACTACGTGGCGGACACCGGTGACGGGTGGAACTCCACCTACGCCGTGGCGCGGTTGATGGCGCTGCCCTCGCTCGAGGTGAAGGACCCCGAGAACCAGTCCCACACGCTCGAGCGCGGGCGCATCCTCGTGCTCGGCGGAGACCAGGTGTACCCGGGCGCCAGCCGCGACACGTACGAGGAGCGTCTGGTGCTGCCGTACGAGGAGGCCATGGCGCGCACGAAGGCGCCCAGCCCGGACCTGTTCGCCATCCCCGGCAACCACGACTGGTACGACGGGCTGGCCGCCTTCATGCGGCTGTTCTGCGCCAACCGCTGGGTGGCGGGACGGCGCACGCGCCAGAGCCGCAGCTACTTCGCCCTCAAGCTCCCACACGGGTGGTGGCTCATCGGCACGGACGTGCAGCTCGACAGCGACATCGACGTGCCCCAGGTCGAGTACTTCCGTCAGGTGGCCACGCACATGAAGCAGGGGGACCGCATCATCCTCTGCAACGCCGAGCCCGCGTGGATCCTCGCGGCAGCCTCCAAGCGGCGCCGCGGCTACCTGGAGAACAACCTCGAGTACCTCCAGGAGAAGGTGTTCGGCCGGCGCATCTGCCTCTTCCTCGCGGGCGACCTGCACCACTACCGGCGGCACGAGGGCCCCGATGGCCGGCATAAAATCACCGCGGGCGGCGGAGGGGCCTTCCTCGCGCCCACCCATGCTCCGGCGGCGCCGCGGCTGCGCGATGGGTACGTGCAGAAGAAGAGCTTCCCGGACGAGAAGACCTCTCGGGAGCTGGCGCGCCAGAACCTCCTCCTCATCCGCCACAGCCCGCTCTTCGGGCTGATGACGGGCGCGCTCTACCTGCTGCTCGCGCTGGCGACGTACACGGAGCTCGGCGCCTTCGGCCTGTCGGACTACAAGGAAGCCGTCAGCGCGGTGGCCTCCTCGGTGGTGACCCGCCCGTGGTCACTGACGCTGGGGCTGGCCACCCTCGGTGGGCTGATGGGGTTCGCGGACAAGGCCTTCGGACGCTGGCGCCTGCTGGTCGGCGGACTGCACGGCCTGGCGCACATCCTCGCCGCGTTCTTCGTGGCGTGGGGCTCGGTGTACTTCACCGTCAGCGTGCTGGGCTTCTGTCCCGAGGTGATACAGAGCAACGCATCGCTGGTCCCCGGGGTCGCCCTGTGCTCGGCCGGATGGAAACACGTGTGGGCCAAGTTCTTCCTGAGCTCACTCTTCACCTTCGTGGGCGGATTCCTCGTCGGGCCCTTCATCATGGGCCTGTACCTGATGGTGAGCGTCAACGGCTTCGAGGCCCACTCCAACGAGGCCTTCATCTCGCTGGCCATCCCCGACTGGAAGAACTTCCTGCGGCTGCGCATCGACAAGGACGGGCAGCTCACCGTGTTCCCCGTGGGCCTCGAGCGCGTGCCTCGCAAGTGGAAGGAGACGCACGCCGGCCCCTACGCGCCCGCCTATGAGCCCGATGACCCCCAGGCCACCGAGCCCCGGCTCATCGAGGCCCCCGTGCACGTGGTGCCCCGGAAACGCGGCTCAGTCCCATAG
- a CDS encoding energy transducer TonB: MTGFSLSVNPRFTLACLLAACVALGGTGCATTSRASTSPLPAPEPIAESTPAPAPEPQPTPAPVAKAGKPKAGKRAVPRSTPEVKAETKTPVAARTPVAARTPVAARTPELRRPQMDGANASLGATPSQPVPFEPGGMTRPQRVSGREPQLTSEARAERVRGTALVRCVVTREGQVTNCRLLNGLPHMEQELLEALSTWRVTPVMAQGKPIDVDYTFVVRIPAG, translated from the coding sequence ATGACTGGCTTCTCACTCTCCGTGAATCCTCGTTTTACCCTCGCCTGCCTGCTGGCCGCATGCGTGGCCCTGGGGGGTACGGGGTGTGCCACGACCTCACGGGCAAGCACCTCCCCGCTTCCCGCGCCGGAGCCGATCGCCGAGTCCACGCCGGCCCCGGCGCCCGAGCCCCAGCCGACTCCAGCACCCGTCGCCAAGGCCGGGAAGCCCAAGGCCGGGAAGCGGGCCGTGCCTCGAAGCACCCCCGAGGTGAAGGCCGAGACGAAGACGCCCGTGGCGGCGAGGACACCCGTGGCGGCGAGGACGCCCGTGGCGGCGAGGACGCCCGAGCTGAGACGGCCGCAGATGGACGGAGCGAACGCGTCGCTGGGAGCCACGCCCTCGCAGCCCGTGCCCTTCGAGCCCGGGGGAATGACGCGCCCCCAGCGGGTGAGCGGGAGGGAGCCGCAGCTCACCTCGGAGGCCCGTGCCGAGCGCGTGCGCGGTACCGCATTGGTGCGCTGCGTGGTGACACGCGAGGGCCAGGTGACGAACTGCCGGTTGCTCAATGGCCTGCCCCACATGGAGCAGGAGCTGCTCGAGGCGCTGTCCACCTGGCGCGTCACGCCCGTGATGGCGCAGGGCAAGCCGATCGACGTGGACTACACCTTCGTCGTCCGCATCCCCGCGGGGTGA
- a CDS encoding MBL fold metallo-hydrolase — protein MSKGSVFGGKAHGPRLERMRASPRFRDGVFKNTAPVGPGLKPGTTFSTMSEYLRGGRDRTPPAPLPSESPLATWARPVDTGLRATWLGHSTVLIEIDGLRVLTDPVWGERASPMSFAGPKRFHPVPVTLSQLPPLDAVIVSHDHYDHLDYPTILELARTDVPFYTSLGVGAHLEAWGIAPERITELDWWESAMLPRGELRITAAPSQHFSGRGMADRNRTLWSSFVIESPKHKVFFSGDTGLTPEYGDIRQRLGPFDLVMLEVGAYHPAWGHIHLGPENALKALELLGGGAFLPVHWGTFNLALHAWDEPAETLVRLGQEQRVRLVMPRLGTPVEPSRVESVEPWWRSVRAASESEPPLTSAAEPTS, from the coding sequence ATGTCCAAGGGTTCCGTCTTCGGTGGGAAGGCCCACGGTCCGCGCCTCGAGCGCATGCGTGCATCACCCCGTTTCCGCGACGGGGTCTTCAAGAACACCGCGCCGGTGGGCCCCGGGCTCAAACCCGGCACCACGTTCTCGACGATGAGCGAGTACCTGCGCGGTGGCAGGGACCGGACCCCTCCCGCGCCCCTGCCGTCCGAGAGTCCGCTCGCGACGTGGGCGCGGCCGGTGGACACGGGACTGCGCGCGACGTGGCTCGGACACTCGACGGTGCTCATCGAGATCGACGGGCTGCGCGTGCTCACGGACCCCGTCTGGGGCGAGCGCGCCTCGCCCATGTCCTTCGCGGGGCCGAAGCGCTTCCATCCGGTGCCGGTGACGCTCTCGCAGCTGCCGCCGCTGGACGCGGTCATCGTCTCGCACGACCACTACGACCACCTCGACTACCCGACGATCCTCGAGCTGGCGCGGACGGACGTGCCCTTCTACACGTCGCTCGGCGTGGGCGCGCACCTGGAGGCGTGGGGCATCGCTCCGGAGCGGATCACCGAACTGGACTGGTGGGAGTCCGCCATGCTCCCGCGCGGAGAGCTGCGCATCACCGCCGCGCCCTCGCAGCACTTCTCCGGCCGCGGCATGGCGGATCGCAACCGCACGCTCTGGTCCTCGTTCGTCATCGAGAGCCCGAAGCACAAGGTCTTCTTCAGCGGCGACACGGGGCTCACTCCGGAGTACGGCGACATCCGTCAGAGGCTCGGGCCGTTCGACCTGGTGATGCTGGAGGTGGGCGCGTACCACCCGGCGTGGGGCCACATCCACCTGGGGCCGGAGAACGCGCTGAAGGCGCTGGAGCTGCTCGGCGGCGGTGCGTTCCTTCCGGTGCACTGGGGCACGTTCAACCTCGCCCTCCACGCGTGGGACGAGCCGGCGGAGACGCTCGTGCGGCTCGGGCAGGAGCAGCGGGTGCGGCTGGTGATGCCGAGGCTGGGAACGCCGGTGGAGCCGTCGCGGGTGGAGAGCGTGGAGCCGTGGTGGCGCTCCGTCCGCGCCGCCAGCGAGAGCGAGCCGCCCCTGACGAGCGCCGCGGAGCCCACGAGCTGA
- a CDS encoding PLP-dependent aminotransferase family protein codes for MRQASAAHKSRLYEQVAERLGDAIAAGTLRAGDRLPSVRQLSSSERVSVSTVLQAYLHLESMGLIETRPQSGHYVRRRERPLPAEPQVSQPSGTASPVSVSALVARVYRAVSDPGIIPLGAAAPSPALLPTRRLNRELSLLARESGEVAIDYDMPPGCLVMRQQVARRSLDWGCPLAPEDFVMTCGASEAVHLSLFAVARTGDSVAIESPAYYGALQAIEAQGLRALEIPSHPRHGMELDALEATLKKRKVAAVLVVPSFSNPLGSCMPEENRQRLVEMLAARGIPLIEDDIYGDLHFGPRRPRPAKAHDKEGLVLLCGSFSKTLAPGYRVGWVAPGRFREKVELLKFAQTVATPTLPQLAITAFLRDGGYDRHLRSLRKQLASQVQRMVEAIGGHFPEGTRVTRPEGGPLVWVELPRKVDALVLHSRALEAGISIAPGPIFSAQRRYGNFIRLNCGFPWSPRLEGALATLGSLARSLA; via the coding sequence ATGAGGCAGGCGAGCGCGGCGCACAAGTCGAGGTTGTACGAGCAGGTGGCCGAGCGGCTCGGCGACGCCATCGCGGCGGGCACGCTGCGGGCGGGGGACCGGTTGCCCTCGGTGCGCCAGCTCAGCTCGAGCGAGCGGGTGAGCGTGTCCACGGTGCTGCAGGCCTACCTGCACCTGGAGTCGATGGGGCTCATCGAGACGCGGCCCCAGTCCGGGCACTACGTGCGCCGGCGCGAGCGCCCCCTGCCCGCCGAGCCCCAGGTGTCCCAACCCTCGGGCACGGCCTCGCCCGTGAGCGTGAGCGCGTTGGTGGCCCGGGTGTACCGCGCGGTGAGCGACCCGGGCATCATTCCCCTCGGGGCGGCGGCTCCCTCTCCGGCGCTGCTGCCCACCCGGCGCCTCAACCGCGAGCTGTCCCTCCTGGCCCGCGAGTCCGGCGAGGTGGCCATCGACTACGACATGCCCCCGGGATGTCTGGTGATGCGGCAGCAGGTGGCGCGCCGTTCGCTGGATTGGGGATGCCCGCTCGCGCCGGAGGACTTCGTGATGACGTGCGGGGCCTCGGAGGCGGTGCACCTGAGCCTGTTCGCGGTGGCCCGCACCGGTGACTCCGTGGCCATCGAGTCCCCCGCCTACTACGGCGCGCTGCAGGCCATCGAAGCGCAGGGGCTGCGCGCGCTGGAGATTCCGAGCCACCCGCGCCACGGCATGGAGCTGGACGCGCTGGAGGCCACGCTGAAGAAGCGCAAGGTGGCCGCGGTGCTGGTGGTGCCCAGCTTCAGCAACCCGCTGGGCAGCTGCATGCCGGAGGAGAACCGTCAGCGGCTGGTGGAGATGCTCGCCGCCCGGGGCATCCCCCTCATCGAGGACGACATCTACGGGGATCTACACTTCGGCCCGCGGCGCCCCAGGCCGGCGAAGGCCCACGACAAGGAGGGCCTCGTGCTGCTGTGCGGCTCCTTCTCCAAGACGCTGGCGCCGGGCTACCGGGTGGGCTGGGTGGCCCCGGGGCGCTTCCGGGAGAAGGTGGAGCTGCTCAAGTTCGCGCAGACGGTGGCCACGCCCACGCTGCCCCAGCTCGCCATCACCGCCTTCCTTCGCGACGGCGGGTATGACCGACACCTGCGCTCGCTGCGCAAGCAACTCGCCTCGCAGGTGCAGCGGATGGTGGAGGCCATTGGTGGACACTTCCCCGAGGGCACGCGCGTGACCCGGCCCGAGGGAGGCCCCCTGGTCTGGGTGGAGCTGCCGCGCAAGGTGGACGCGCTGGTGCTGCACTCGCGGGCACTGGAGGCGGGCATCAGCATCGCGCCCGGCCCCATCTTCTCGGCGCAGCGGCGCTACGGCAACTTCATCCGCCTGAATTGTGGCTTCCCCTGGTCCCCGCGGCTGGAGGGCGCCCTGGCCACCCTGGGGAGTCTCGCGCGCAGTCTCGCGTGA
- a CDS encoding EamA family transporter encodes MAWKTRVAGEEPAGLALAQGALWTYLPRMGGLMLSCCEGSVWLTREGDSEDHVLKPGDALQVEGHGRVVVQALRPARLYFAPTPQPESARVLEGLLLGALGVVAFSLTLPATRVAVPELGSTVVGLGRAVVAAVLAGLVLSVRRERLPERRYWPRLALVAGGVVVGFPLLSALALRHMPASHGAVLVGLLPAATAVAAVFRARERPSWGFWLSALAGLGGVLAFAVAQGAGLPTAGDALMLLAVAAAAVGYAEGGVLSRELGSWRVICWALVLSAPVLVPVVALSVEPGMLSASPRAWLGLGYVSAVSMFLGFFAWYRGLALGGVARVSQLQLAQPLLTLGWCALLLGEPVGRGTLGAAVLVMLCVLTSVRSRVRRVGP; translated from the coding sequence ATGGCCTGGAAGACACGCGTCGCGGGTGAGGAGCCGGCGGGACTGGCGCTCGCACAGGGCGCGCTGTGGACGTACCTGCCCCGCATGGGAGGGTTGATGCTCTCCTGCTGCGAAGGCTCGGTGTGGCTCACCCGCGAGGGAGACTCCGAGGACCACGTGCTGAAACCCGGGGACGCGCTCCAGGTGGAGGGACATGGACGGGTGGTGGTGCAGGCACTGCGTCCCGCCCGCCTGTACTTCGCCCCCACGCCGCAGCCCGAGTCCGCGCGCGTGCTGGAGGGGCTGCTGCTCGGCGCGCTCGGGGTGGTGGCCTTCAGCCTCACCCTGCCCGCCACCCGGGTGGCCGTGCCGGAGCTGGGCAGCACCGTGGTGGGACTGGGCCGGGCGGTGGTGGCGGCGGTGCTCGCGGGGCTGGTGCTGTCCGTGCGCCGCGAGCGGCTCCCCGAGCGCCGGTACTGGCCGCGCCTCGCGCTGGTGGCCGGAGGCGTGGTGGTGGGCTTCCCCCTGCTGTCCGCGCTCGCGCTGCGCCACATGCCCGCCTCGCACGGCGCGGTGCTGGTGGGCCTGTTGCCCGCGGCGACGGCCGTGGCCGCCGTCTTCCGGGCGCGCGAGCGTCCCTCGTGGGGCTTCTGGCTGTCGGCGCTGGCGGGGCTCGGCGGCGTGCTGGCCTTCGCGGTGGCACAGGGCGCGGGGCTGCCCACGGCGGGGGATGCGCTGATGTTGCTCGCCGTGGCCGCGGCCGCGGTGGGCTACGCCGAGGGTGGCGTGCTCTCGCGCGAGCTGGGGAGCTGGCGCGTCATCTGCTGGGCGCTGGTGCTCTCCGCGCCCGTCCTCGTGCCCGTGGTGGCGCTCTCCGTGGAGCCTGGGATGCTCTCCGCGAGCCCGCGCGCATGGCTCGGCCTGGGCTACGTCTCGGCGGTGAGCATGTTCCTCGGCTTCTTCGCCTGGTACCGGGGACTGGCGCTCGGGGGCGTGGCGCGTGTCAGCCAGCTCCAGCTCGCCCAGCCGCTGCTCACCCTGGGGTGGTGCGCGCTGCTGCTCGGCGAGCCGGTGGGGCGAGGGACACTCGGGGCGGCCGTGCTGGTGATGCTGTGCGTGCTCACCAGCGTGCGCAGCCGCGTGCGGCGCGTGGGGCCATAG
- the map gene encoding type I methionyl aminopeptidase encodes MTDVSTVRVAPAVLPKPNDPCWCGSGTKYKKCHRGADAVEARKRGPEAPSRGIRPGVISPMRTVPAHIPRPDYAVSGRPGRFFPPSEVKSPDVIARMRRACKAAAEVMNATAAHVRPGITTDELDAIAHEEYIRRGGYPSPLNYHGFPKSICTSINEVICHGIPDNRPLEEGDIINLDITIYLEGVHGDCSATYLVGRVDPDSERLVQVTRECLMLGIEAVKPGRPINDIGRAIEAHATKNRMGVVRAYCGHGIGERFHTSLQIPHHFDPEAKTIMEPGMTFTIEPMITLGHWHHRTWDDGWTAVTADGSRTAQFEHTILVTDQGAEILTVA; translated from the coding sequence ATGACCGACGTCTCCACCGTGCGGGTCGCACCCGCAGTGTTGCCCAAGCCGAACGACCCTTGTTGGTGCGGCAGCGGCACCAAGTACAAGAAGTGTCACCGGGGGGCGGACGCCGTGGAGGCACGCAAGCGAGGGCCAGAAGCCCCCTCGCGTGGCATCCGGCCAGGCGTCATCAGCCCCATGCGCACCGTTCCCGCCCACATCCCGCGTCCGGACTACGCGGTGTCGGGCCGGCCCGGCCGCTTCTTCCCTCCCTCCGAGGTGAAGAGCCCGGACGTCATCGCCCGCATGCGCCGCGCCTGCAAGGCCGCCGCCGAGGTGATGAACGCCACCGCCGCCCACGTGCGCCCCGGCATCACCACCGACGAGCTCGATGCCATCGCCCACGAGGAGTACATCCGCCGCGGCGGCTACCCGAGCCCCCTCAACTACCACGGCTTCCCCAAGTCCATCTGCACCTCGATCAACGAGGTCATCTGCCACGGCATCCCCGACAACCGGCCGCTCGAGGAAGGCGACATCATCAACCTCGACATCACCATCTACCTCGAGGGCGTGCACGGGGACTGCTCGGCCACCTACCTCGTGGGCAGGGTGGACCCGGACAGCGAGCGCCTGGTGCAGGTGACGCGTGAGTGCCTCATGCTCGGCATCGAGGCGGTGAAGCCCGGCCGTCCCATCAACGACATCGGCAGGGCCATCGAGGCGCACGCGACGAAGAACCGCATGGGCGTGGTGCGGGCCTACTGTGGCCACGGCATCGGCGAGCGCTTCCACACCTCGCTCCAGATTCCGCACCACTTCGATCCCGAGGCCAAGACGATCATGGAGCCCGGGATGACGTTCACCATCGAGCCCATGATTACGCTCGGCCACTGGCACCACCGGACGTGGGATGACGGCTGGACGGCGGTGACGGCGGACGGCAGCCGCACGGCGCAGTTCGAGCACACCATCCTGGTGACGGACCAGGGCGCGGAAATCCTCACGGTGGCCTGA